In Paenibacillus xylanilyticus, the genomic window TATCACCAAGGGCGAGGAATTGTCAGCCGAAATGGCATTCCTGCATAACTCCATTGGTGCGGTACTATCTCCAAGTGATTCCTATCAGTTGATGAAAGGCATGAAGACACTCGCGCTGCGAATGGAGCGACATGAGTATAATTCACTTACCATTGCCAAGTATTTGCTGGAACATCCATCGGTGGGGGAAGTATATCACCCTGGTTTGTCAGATCACCCGGGATACGAAGTGCAGAAGAAACAATCTAGAGGAAACACAGGCATCTTCTCTTTCAAAGTTAAAGATGCCCGTTTAGTTGAACCGCTGCTGCGCCATATCAAGTTAATTGCTTTTGCCGAGAGTCTTGGCGGCGTTGAATCATTGATGACGTATCCTGCGGTACAAACGCATGCAGATATCCCGCTCGAAATACGCGACGCCATAGGTGTCGATGACCGCTTGCTACGCTTCTCCGTAGGAATTGAGCATGCAGAAGATCTGATTGCGGATTTGGGGAATGCCCTGGAAGCTGCGCAGCGTGAGGTTGAAGGAGGCGTACATCATGAGTGAGCAGAACAACAAGCAATCCGAATTGAAGTTTGATACGAAGCTGCTGCATTTTGGTGACGAAGTGGATAAAACAACAGGAGCCTCCAGCGTACCGATCTACCAGGCATCCACATTCCATCATTTTGATATCTTTAATCCACCACAGCATGATTACAGCCGTTCGGGTAATCCGACACGTCAAGCGTTGGAGGATTACATCACACTGCTTGAAGGTGGAGCTCGAGGATTCGCCTACTCTTCAGGAATGGCTGCAATCTCCAGTGTGTTCCTGATGTTCTCGGCAGGCGACCATATGATCGTAACAGAAGATGTGTATGGAGGAACATACCGACTGCTCACATCCATTCTTAGCAGAATGCAAATTGAGACGACGTTTGTGGATATGACCAATATTGAAGAGGTGAAGGCGGCCATTAAGCCAAATACGAAGGCTGTCTATATGGAGACACCTTCCAACCCAACCCTGCGGATCACGGATATTGCTGCCGTCACATCCTGGGCACAGGAACATGAACTAATCACCATTCTCGATAACACATTCATGACGCCATATTATCAGCGCCCGATTGAGCTCGGCGTGGACATTGTTGTACATAGTGCAACCAAGTTTCTTGGTGGACATAGTGACGTACTTGCAGGACTTGCCGTTGCCCGTACCGAAGAGCTGGGGAGACAGCTTAAACAGCTTCAAAATGGACTTGGTACCGTACTCGGTGCTCAAGAATCCTGGCTTCTGATGCGCGGCATGAAAACACTTGGAGCGCGTATGGCACACAGTGAACAAAGCACGGCGAAGCTGGCCGCCTGGCTAAGCGGACGCAGCGATGTTACCGCAGTATACTATCCTGGACTGCTGGAGCATCCGGGTCGTGAAGCTCACGAGCGCCAGTCCACGGGTTATGGAGCGGTTGTCTCATTTGACGTAGGTTCGGGTGATCGTGCCAAAGCGGTGCTTAACCGGGTCAAACTGCCAATTGTGGCCGTCAGTCTGGGTGCTGTGGAGAGTATTTTGTCCTATCCGGCGATGATGTCTCATGCAGCGATGCCTGCTGAGGTTCGCCTTGAACGGGGCATTACCGATGGGCTGCTTCGCTTCTCAGTCGGGCTGGAAGATATCGACGATCTGATTGCCGATCTGGATCAGGCGCTTCAGGAATCATAATCATCATTTTGAGCTAATAGAGCAATCAATAAATAAGTCTAAAAAAGCTGGAATTATAATAGAATGAATATGTCAATATTTTTACTTAAATTTAGGGCACCTTTCCATAAGGTGCTTTTTTTCACATGTAACCTGTGTTACGATAGACAGAGTACAGAAATGCGATGTTGCCACCAGCACTTGCAAGCGATGCGTCTTATGCATAGATTCCCAATGAGCCGTTTTTTCAATAACCAGAATGGATCGAAAGGTTCCAATCCATCTAGAATTTCTATTTCTGCACAATCCTTTGGAACCAACCAATCATGCACAAGACTGGCATATATACAAGTCGGGACGGATCGTGAACATATTTTCTCTTCATGAGGGAGGCTTTTTACGATGAGTACGGTAGACCGTATCTTAGATAAAGCTCTTCGGGGCGAACGATTAGACCTGGAAGACACCATTCAGCTATTTGAATCGAATGAAGTCGACAAAATCGGGGCAGCTGCCAATGTTATTATGAAGCGTATGCACCCTGAGCCATACAGAACATTTGTCATTGGGCGTAACGTCAACTACACCAACGTGTGTGATGTGTACTGCCGTTTTTGTGCTTTTTATCGCAGACCTGGATCAGATGAAGGATATGTATTGCCTGACGAAGTGATCTTCCAGAAAATTCAGGAAACACAAGATGTGAACGGTACTGAGATTCTGATGCAAGGCGGAACGAATCCCAACCTGCCTTTCAGCTATTACACGGATCTGTTAAAAGCAATCAAAGAACGTTTCCCGAACATTACCATGCACTCCTTCTCACCAGCGGAGATTATGAAAATGGTAGAAGTTTCGGATGGTCTTACGCTGGAAGAGGTCGTACGTGCCATTCACGAAGCTGGACTGGATTCCTTGCCAGGTGGAGGTGCTGAGATTCTGGATGACCGTACACGCCGCAAAATCAGCCGTCTGAAAGGTTCATGGCGCGACTGGATGGACGTTATGCAGACAGCTCACCGGATCGGGATGAACACAACTGCAACAATGGTGATCGGTTTGGGCGAATCAATGGAAGAACGTGCACTTCACCTGCTTCGGGTACGTGAAGCCCAGGATGAGTGTATTGCGAACAAATATGACTCCGAAGGCTTCCTGGCATTCATTCCTTGGACTTTCCAGCCGGATAATACGAATCTGAAACTGGAGCGCCAAACTCCGGAAGAATACCTGAAGACGGTAGCGATCAGCCGACTTGTACTTGATAATATCAAAAACATTCAATCTTCATGGGTAACCATGGGTCCTGAAATCGGTAAAAAATCACTTGAATTTGGCTGTAATGATTTCGGCAGCACGATGATTGAAGAGAATGTCGTATCCGCTGCGGGTGCTACATACAAAGTCAATATTGGCTCGATTCTTCAGCTCATTCGTGAGGCGGGTTATATTCCAGCACAGCGTAATACAAGATACGATATCCTGCGCATGTTTGATGAAGAAGAGAATTCGGTGCAGCAAGATTTTGTCATGCAGAACTAATAAGAGAATTTATCTAAATCTAGATAATAGAATGAAGACCACGGGTTACCCATTGAATGGGTAATCCGTGTTTTTTTGTAGGATGCTTGCCATAAGGGGCTATTCCGAGGTCATGAAAGAGTACATATTACGCATATGGCGATATTTTATAATGATATTGAACTGTTAAAATGAAAGAAACGGAGCCACAGACATGCTGGAGAGGAGCAAGTGAATGAAAAGAAGGATGCTTGGCAGGACCGGTCTCGATGTACCTGTGTTGAGTTTTGGTGCTTCTTCCCTGGGTTCGGTATTTCGCGATATTGACCGCGAGGAAGGGATTCGTACGGTACATGCAGCTCTGGATGCCGGAATGAACTATATAGATGTGTCACCCTATTATGGTCTAACCAAGGCAGAGACGGTACTGGGAGAAGCGATACGAAGCCATCCTCGCAGTTCATATATTTTATCAACAAAGGCGGGACGATACGGTGAGAATGAGTTTGATTTTTCCCGTAAGCGCATTCAGGATAGTGTCAAAGAAAGTCTGGACCGATTGAACACCGATTATATCGATATTCTGTTCCTCCATGATATTGAGTTTGCACCA contains:
- a CDS encoding trans-sulfuration enzyme family protein encodes the protein MSEQNNKQSELKFDTKLLHFGDEVDKTTGASSVPIYQASTFHHFDIFNPPQHDYSRSGNPTRQALEDYITLLEGGARGFAYSSGMAAISSVFLMFSAGDHMIVTEDVYGGTYRLLTSILSRMQIETTFVDMTNIEEVKAAIKPNTKAVYMETPSNPTLRITDIAAVTSWAQEHELITILDNTFMTPYYQRPIELGVDIVVHSATKFLGGHSDVLAGLAVARTEELGRQLKQLQNGLGTVLGAQESWLLMRGMKTLGARMAHSEQSTAKLAAWLSGRSDVTAVYYPGLLEHPGREAHERQSTGYGAVVSFDVGSGDRAKAVLNRVKLPIVAVSLGAVESILSYPAMMSHAAMPAEVRLERGITDGLLRFSVGLEDIDDLIADLDQALQES
- the mqnC gene encoding cyclic dehypoxanthinyl futalosine synthase, whose protein sequence is MSTVDRILDKALRGERLDLEDTIQLFESNEVDKIGAAANVIMKRMHPEPYRTFVIGRNVNYTNVCDVYCRFCAFYRRPGSDEGYVLPDEVIFQKIQETQDVNGTEILMQGGTNPNLPFSYYTDLLKAIKERFPNITMHSFSPAEIMKMVEVSDGLTLEEVVRAIHEAGLDSLPGGGAEILDDRTRRKISRLKGSWRDWMDVMQTAHRIGMNTTATMVIGLGESMEERALHLLRVREAQDECIANKYDSEGFLAFIPWTFQPDNTNLKLERQTPEEYLKTVAISRLVLDNIKNIQSSWVTMGPEIGKKSLEFGCNDFGSTMIEENVVSAAGATYKVNIGSILQLIREAGYIPAQRNTRYDILRMFDEEENSVQQDFVMQN